The genomic interval ATCTTCTCCATGTCCCGATAAATTACAGCACATGGTGACATTGCCTCGCCAGTCGATGTTAATCTCTTCCATTTTAAGCGAAGCGCAAGGAAAGAGTTCGGTCGTATAGTATCCCGATGCCATAACAATAGGAATGGAAAATGTTTTCTGGAGCTGACAGATGATAGTTTCTGTTTGCCTTCTTTCTATCGGCGAAATGTCCATATTTTCTGATACGATTCGGGGAGTTGAAATAAGATGGCCAAGCCTGAGTCCCCGGCCTCCCAGTTTTGCTGCAAGCATGGCTATTTCATTTAATTCACCCCGACTGTGGGACGTAATGACCGTATTGAAGGTGAAGGGAATATCTTTTACCACGCAAATGCTTACTGCCTGCATCACCCGGCGATACGAACCCTTTCCACGAAGCATGTCATGTGTTTCCTCCCTTGCACCTTCTAAACTAAAGGTAATTCCAGTAAGACTATTAAGATGCGGGAGCAACTTCTCATAAATTCGGGTAAAATTCCAACCATTTGTTACAAAGCCAAAGTTATATCCAGCTTCTGATACCATCGTGAGCATCTCGGTAAATCCGGGATGCAACGTTGGCTCTCCGCCAGTAAAGGAGATGTAATCAAAGCCATGCCCCCTGGCATTCCGGAGAATTCTTTCTAAGATTTCTATTTTCAGGTCTCCGTCACCACTATGCCTTCCATCAAGGCAATGATGGCAACTTAAATTACAGCGATTGGTAAGTTCTATCAATATTCCCGGCATTGTAGTATTACTGTATAAAAGCATCTCTTCAGCGTAAATATTACACGATTCCCAACGGTTTCAGGTTTACAACCGTTCGGCTGGGCTCACGACGAAGCCTGAACCTATCTGTAATTTATTTGTCATTTGTTCTGCTAATAGAAGGCTGGATTGAAAGTATAAAACATTTGGTTCAGGTTACAAACCTGATAATCATATAGAAGGCACCTCCGAGCGCACTCTTCATGGTAAAATGGAGGATACCGTGAAAGGCGATTGTTAAATAATAACAAAGTAAGGAGGGAGCGAGCAATGGGATATTTCGTAGGAATAGATTTACATGGTGATAATAATTATATTGGAATACTCGATGAGGAGGATCGGAAGGTATTCAAGAGGAGAAACCGTAATGACATCAATGAAATAAAGCGCGTATTAGAGCCATACAAAAAAGAAATAAAGGGTATAGTAGTAGAATCGACCTTTAACTGGTACTGGATAGTGGATGGTCTGATGGAGGCAGGCTATCAGGTACACCTGGCAAATACATCGGCAATGCAGCAGTATGAGGGATTAAAGTACATTGACGACACGAGGGATTCGTTTTGGTTGGCAAAGATGTTACGGTTAAAGATATTACCAGAGGGATATATTTATCCCAAAGAGACGCGGTCAGTGAGGGATTTACTGAGGAAGCGGATGATGTTGGTACAACAAAGGACAGCGCATATATTGAGTATGCAAACGATGGTAAACCGTAACAAAGGAGTACCGATAAGCGGTGATACGATAAAGAAGCTGAGTAACGAAGAGGTAATGGGGATGTTCAGCGACGTGCATTTGACCATGTCAGCACAGTGCGATCACGAGGTAATAGAGGTATTAAATAAGCAGATATACAAGATAGAGAAAGCGGTATTAAAGGAGGTGAAGCTAAAGAAGCCGTATAAGAAATTGCTCAAGGTGCCAGGGATAGGCGAAATCCTGGCAATGACGATAATGCTGGAGACTGGGAACATAGAGCGATTTAGTGATGTGGGGATGTATTCATCTTATTGCAGATGCGTATCGGCAAAAAAATTATCGAATGGTAAGAGCAAAGGGAAAGGAAACCGTAAGAACGGGAATAAATACCTTGCGTGGGCGTATGTGGAGGCAGCGCATTTTCACGTAAGATTTTGCGAAAAGGGAAGGAAATGGCATCAGAGGAAGGCGTCAAAGAGCCATGTAGTTCTGGCAACGAAAGCCTTGAGCAATAAGCTGGCCAGGGCATGTTATTACATAATAAAGGAGCAAGTAAACTACGACGAGAAAAAAATGTTTGGGTAGCAAGCAGATTAGGTGGTGCAAGGAACCGGTTGCGGGTTAGGTAACCAATCCATGAAACCTGATTGGAAGTTGTTCCACCTTTTATTATGAGTTGTGCCGGTAAAGGAATCGGCGAAAAAGAATATTCCATTCTGATCTGCCCATACCATGAGCCGTGAGGTTTTGGCCGTAGAGCCGAATATTCTGTGAATAACGATTGGACACTGGTATGGAACCGATGGTTTTCTGGGACAGAAGATAAGTCAGGGGCGGTGAGAAAGTCTTTCACAAAGCCTTGATCCCGATGGGTGAATGGTGCGGATGAGAACGATACCAAAACAATTGCGAAATACCACGGGCGTAGATAAACGTGAACGGTATAGTCATTTTCGTAAACAGCAGTAAGAGCGATTCCGTACTTGGAGGGGTATTCAAAACGTGAAAATGTAGATATTTTTGCGACCGGAGATATTTTGTCCTTGACAAAAGCCTTCTAATGAGTGTGAATAACGATTGGACACTGGTATGGAACCGATGGTTTTCTGGGACAGAAGATAAGTCAGGGGCGGTGAGAAAGTCTTTCACAAAGCCTTGATCCCGATGGGTGAATGGTGCGGATGAGAACGATACCAAAACAATTGCGAAATACCACGGGCGTAGATAAACGTGAACGGTATAGTCATTTTCGTAAACAGCAGTAAGAGCGATTCCGTACTTGGAGGGGTATTCAAAACGTGAAAATGTAGATATTTTTGCGACCGGAGATATTTTGTCCTTGACAAAAGCCTTCTAATGAGTGAACCCGCGAAAGTATCTATGCAGCGTAAACGACGCACGGCTCGTTCCAAAACCTTGTACTAAACATAGTGAAGTATCCAGTTTGGGAATGCTTATGGATAAGCCTCCTGGATTTTCTACGCAGACAATTCCACCCCCTTAATCCCCCGCCAGCGGGGGACAGGCTTGCCACGTCTCTTGCAGCTTTCATGTCGGGGGCATTCCCGGTTTTTTGTGACTTCTGCCATGTCTTAATGAAATGTACAGTAGTATCAACCCTGTCAGAGTTGTTTTACCTGTGTTACGTGTGTTCCGTGGTTCCGTTTGAAACCCTGGCCACATGAACGGTTACAAAAAATCGGGAATGCTCCTATTTGTGTCTTGGTAGCTAAACAATTAAACCTGATAAAATTTCTGAAATTCTCTCCGGCTCTTCATACAAATCGCGTCCTGCAAGGAGTTCGTAACTATCTGACTGAGATACAAGCCGCTTAATGGCCTCTAAATGTACATTGACCGCCTGACGTTTAAAAAATAGCGATGAACTTTGCCTCATCAATCTTATAAAAGCAGTTGTTTTATCTACGGGTATCAACATACTCTCAGGTTGAAGAACTATTTGGGTGTAAATCAATACCTTTGGAAAACAGCTTGGTTGAAATCGACCGGGGTAGACCGATTCTACATCTAAAAATCGTTTTGTATGGTTTCCCATTGCTGATCCCTTAAGATGAGGATCTATTTCAGGGAATTGCCGGGACAAGGCAGGATCAAGATAAAAATGCTTCCGAAAGGCCAGGGATTCTATCCCGTCCGCAGATGATCTAAGAAAAAGGGCATCGTCTGAGACATAGTGCCAGCCCTGACTGACCAAACTAAGGGCAGTGCTGGATTTTCCGCTCCCTGACTCCCCTAAAAACAGATAGCCCATCCCATCCCTGACAAGCCCGGCAGCATGAAGGTCGTAGAAACCCCGGGAAGAAAGGAGATGGATAAGGCCGACAAGAAAGAAGTTATACTTCGATAAAGGAGGTTTTTCCTTAAAAGAGCGATGAAGGGTTACGAGCCCTGTTCCCGCTTGAAGTTGGAGCTGAAAAACGGATAATCCGTCGGTGAGGTAAACGTGACCATCTGCCTCGTAAATCGAAGAATCATAGCCGTTGAGTGGTTGTGATGCCGTATATGGGATATGCGAGGGGACATCTGTCGCTACGAATTTCAATTCAATGTGAGCAGGCTTACCGCCATTGTATATTTGAGTAAAGGGGAAGGAATAGAAGAACTGCTCAATTTCATATCCAATCCCTTCCCCTTTCCACTGAACCCCAACGGTTATTTCGTATAAAGAATAGAAATTAACCCCTGCTTCAGTCATCTCAACTTCTTATCCTCCCAACCTCTCATCTTCCTATCTTCCCATCCTCTTTTTTATGAGTTTACTTATTATAACTAAATAAAGGCCAACAATATAATTTACCATAATAAGTTGCTTTTATTTATCCTGAGGGAAACGAAGGATCTTTCAGAGAAGACCCTTTGCGTTGTCATGGGTAAATGAAACCTTACATTATGATAAAATATTTCTTTATTTTCATTTACGGTGTAAAGGTACCAAATAGCCCATTGCCGGTAATTTTGGTTGCATCCCCGTGTTTCGTAAGCTTTGGTTCTACGAAGGTTAATTTGGGTTCTGCAAAAGGCTTCCTGGCGTGAGAATCACCTATCCCTGTAACTACCTGGCCTATGTGTCCTGCTGAAATTTTTTCTAACATTTTTCATTCTCCTATCATTGTTTTTTGTGAAGAATAACCACAGGGTACGCAGGGTATTTCTCCGTGCACCCTTCTGTGTTCAAAACATATTTCTGATTAAGGACGGAATCTGCCAAAGAATCTCTTACCCTTAGTCCTGGATTTTGTTTTCTTTAATTGCTTTTTGACTTGTGATGCATCTGCGCTCGTCACTTCCTGATCCGTTTGTTCTTCCGTCTCAAACCCCAACACGTCCACAACAAAAACAAACGACTTGCTCTCCGTTAAGCAAATAATGAAAGTGACATCTACCGATTCTCCCGGGCTTAGTACACCATCCGCATAAGCATCTGCTGTCAATGGAATGGTCATTGTTGCCCCTTCTCCACCATCCCCTCCGTCTGCATTATGGAGTAGATTTCCATTTGTCAATGTTTTAACCAAAACCACAAGGCCTGTAAGGGGCGGACTGCTGCTCTTGTTTGTAAGTTTGGCACCAAAGCTAAATTTTCCAACAAATCCAGGTGGACAATCGGTGGTATCAGTAGTAATCACGTAAGTTGAACGATCCCTTACAAATCTAACAAAGTCATTAACAATCCCTGGGTACTCTACTGCACCAATGTCGCATACAACACTACCATCGCCATTGCCATCTGTGCGAGGATTCCCAAGCTGGTCAGTTTGTGTATCAGGATAATCCTGATACACGTCATTGGCGCCTGCATCAATGGCAGGGCTGGTTGATAGCAGTGGGAAGTGGCCATTGCCAGGTGTCCCGTCATCGGTGAAGGCGCCCAAACCTGAGTCCCCTGTGAGGTCGCTTGGTTGAAGGATGATGTTGACGTGGCTACCAGTAGTATTGCCAATAAGATTATTGCCCAGTGATATGATATCACCGAAACAATCTTGCGCCGCCCCTTGTGACGCTGTATTTCCAGCAATGATGGTGTTTTGTATTTTTACGCTTGTGTTTCCTACGGGTGAAGCAATTCCGCCGCCGCCACGGCCAGCACTGTTTTCGCTGACGGTGCAGTTGATGAGCAAGCATTGTGCTAGAAAATTAACCCATATGCCACCACCATCGTGGTATGGTACAGTGTTATTAGCGATTGTGCTGTTAATAATTGTCATCGTGCCGGTTCTGTGGTGTATTCCGCCCCCCTCGAAAACAGAATAATTACCACTAATATCGGTGTTATTTATCGTCAGGTTTCCAGAATGATTGATGATACCACCACCGCCGCCACCAGTGCCGCCATTGTCAGCATTGTCTTTGACTGTGCAACTGCTTAACGTTAAATCTCCATTGTTTCCGATTCCACCACCAGCACTAACAGTTCTTCCTATGCTCTGATTGCTGCTGATGGTGCTGTTGATGATTGTCATCGTTCCCAGGTTCCATATGCCACCACAACTGGAATGGGCTATATTGTTGCTGATGATGCTACTGGTAATTATTGCCGTGCCTGCGTTATAGATGCCTCCAGCATCGTCACCGGCCATATTGTCGCTGACTGTGCTATTTTTTATTGTCAGTTTGCCGAGATTCCTGATACCACCGCCGTCATGTTCTGAATCCTCAGGAACTCGTTCAGTAGCAGTAGCACCTCTCATAACGGTTAGTCCATCTAACTCCAGAGTTCCTGTATCAGCAACATGAAAAATACGAAAAAAAGGTTCACTATCGCTACGTTCGATGATGGTGGTGTCAGCACCAGCACCTTTTATGGTGATATTGCTTCTGATAGAAGGTAAGCCCGTTGGTCCGTCGGTATGGGTGGTATCGTTATACACATCCGGCAGGGTATAGGTGTCAGCCGCCATGGTAATCGTATCGGTTCCCGGATGTTCAACTTCATTGTTAGCGTCATTGATTGCATTAATCAATTGTGAAACGTTACTGACAAGAAAATCAGTAGCATTAATGGTACGTGGCACAGATAGTGCGAAGACTGTGAATGAAATGAATAGCACCTGCGCATACCCCAAATAAGCAAAACTTCCATATCCCCTTTCCCTTTTGTTCCTTACCGTGTTCATATGCCGCTCCTTTTACGCTACGTGCGTTATGTGTAGTATGTGTTCAAAACATATTTCCAATTAAGGATGGAATCTGCGAAAGAAACCTTTTCTCATAAGTCCTGATCCTTTCCCGAATTTTGCAAGACCTGGTTTAATGTCTGTTGATTGGAGTTCTGCAACTTGTAAAGAATCTGTTTGTCCTTCCTTAATCCCCAATACATCCACAACGAAACCAAACGACTTGCTCTCAGTTAAGCAAATAATGAAAGAGACATCTACCGATTCCCCCGGGCTTAGTACGCCATCGGCATAATCACCAATATTTGGAACAGTCAACCTTGCTCCCACCCCGCCTGGTACTCCATCGGCATTTTGCAATACGTTGTTATTCGTTAATTCTACAACCTCCATCACGAGATCCGTAAGCGGAGGGTTATTTCTTTTGTTTTTCAGCGTTGCATCGAAACTAAACTGCCCCACAAACTCATCCCCACAACCGGTTGTATCAGAAGTAGTCTGATATGTTGATCGTACAGGTTTAAAGGCAACAAGGTCATTAATAATTTCCGGGCTTGGCGCTGGTGCTTCTCCAAGGACAATGTCTCCCAGTGCCGATGTATCCAAATAATTATTTGCCGTTCCTATCCAGACAACCTGTCCTTCACGACCCGACCAATCGTCGTCATCATTGTATCCCACACTAAAGCCAATGGTCATACCTGCCGTGGGGGTAATTCCCAGATTGCTCCATGGTATGGCCAGTTCTATACTATACCCGCCAGTAATTGTCGCCCAGGCATGCAATACGTCCGTTTTCTTACCATTTTTTTCAAAAAGTGTTTCATCATTCCATCCTTTAATGAACTGACGATCGTAACTATCGTATGTCGTACCGTGATTATGGTCGCCGTCAATATAGATCTCCACACTGTCATTTTCATGCACAGACGTTGAGTCATTATAGAGGGTATCATCCAGCACCTTAACACCTACGTAGAGGTAGGTATTATCCCAGAGTACCCCGAACGTTGCGGTGTTGTTCGTAGTCCCAATGACCACATTACTCACATCGGTTGCAATGTCCCATGCCGATTCGTCTAAGTTTCCATCCACGGCTAGATTCAGGCTCACATAAGGCACGGTCACCGGATTTGCGGAAAGATTACTGTCAAACTTTGATACAAAGGCATCAGTAGGACCGCCACTATAACCAGCAAGAGAAGGATCATATGCATCAGTGGTTGTTGGAAAGTCTGAAGACCAAGTCGCACCAGTCACATAGACATCTCCATTTGGGGCTATCGCTATAGACATGCAAAATTCACTGCTAGCTCCTCCAAGATATGTGGATGCAAGGAGGCTGGTTAAATCACTATTGAGCTTTGATACAAAGGCATCTTCGTTACCAGTGAGGATGCCGTTAAACGAAGTATCATAGGCGCCTCGAGTTGTTGGAAAGTCTGATGATGAAGTACTGCCAGCCACATAGACATTTTCCCATGAGTCTATGGTTAGAGAATAGCAAAACTCACCGGAAGACCCTCCAAGATATGTTGATGCAAGGAGTTTTGTTAGATCACCGCTTAACTTTGATACAAAAGCATTTGTCCAACCATCTTTAAAAGTATCATAAGCGCTAGCGGTTGTCGGAAAGTCTGCTGAGTTAGTCCAGCCAGCTACATATACATTCCCCCCTGAATCTATAACAATAGAACGGCCATAATCCCAATTAGTCCCCCCTAAATACGTGGATGCAAGGATGCTGGCTAAATCACCGCTGAGTTTTGATACAAAGGCATCTTCTCTATAAGTACTACCATTGTAAGAAGTATCATAGGCACCCGTAGTTGTTGGAAAGTTTGGTGATGAAGTACTGCCAGCTACATAGATATTTCCCCCTGAGCCTATGGCAATATCCTGGATCACCCCTCCGTTCAGAGATTTGGAAGCAATGAGGTTTGTTAATGTATCATTTAGTTTCAACACAGCAGAACCACGAGCCACATAGATATTTCCCCCTGAGTCTATGGCTATCGAATCGCCTGAACCCCAGCCAGATCCCAAATATGTTGAAGCAAGGAGGTTGGTTAGATCATTACTGAGCCTTGCTAGAAAGGCACTACCGGAAGTATTATAAGCGCCCGGGGTGGTTGGAAAGTCCGATGACAAAGTTTCACCCGTCACATATACATTCCCGCTTGCATCGAGGGCGATAGCATTACCATAATCATCGTCAGAACCCCCCAGATACGTGGATACAAGGAGATTTGTTAAATCGCTACTTAGCTTCGATACAAAGGCATCATGACCACCATTAAAAGAAGTGTCATAAACACCCGAGGTTGTTGGAAAACCTGACGTACTAGTCGAACCTGCTACATATACATTCCCACTTGAGTCAATAGTTACAGAAGTACCGTAATCAAAGCCACCGGAAGACCCTCCTAGATATGTGGATGCAAGAAGGTTGGTCAAATCACCGTTGAGCTTCGATACAAAGACATCATAACCATCATTAAAAGAAGTATCATAAGCACCCGGAGTTGTTGGAAAGTCTGATGACCAGGCCGAACCAGTTAAATATATATTCCCGTTTGAGTCTATGGCTATAGCGCTAATATATCCTCCACTATCTCCATATCCTCCACCCAAATATTTTGAAGCAAGGGGGCTGGTTAAATCACCAGTAAGCTTCAATACATTAGAACCACCCGTAATATATACATTCCCCTCTGAGTCTATGGCTATATCATTGCCAGCATCACTGGCAACCCATTCCAGATATGTGGATGAAAGGAGAGTGGTTAAATCACTATTGATCTTTGATACGAAGACATTAAAATCATAATAATCATCAAAATAAGTATCATAAGCACCTGGAGTTGTTGGAAAGTCTGTTGATCCTGTTGAACCAGTCACATAGATATTTCCCCCCGAATCTATGGCTATAGCATTACCAGAATCTTCGCCATCTCCTCCCAGATAGGTGGATGCAAGGAGGCTCGTTAATGCACTATTAAGCTTTGATACAAAGACATCGCTACCGCCATTAAAATAATCATCATAGACACCCGAGGTTGTTGGAAAACTTGATGACCCGGTCGAACCAGTTACATAGACATTTCCATATGAATCTATGGCTGTAGCACTGATAGATCCTCCACTCAAAGATGTGGAACCAAGGAGACTTGTTAACGCCCCATTGAGCTTAAATACGGTGTCACCCCCCCCCACATAAATATTTCCTCCAGTGTCTATGGCTATTGAAGTGCCTGCGTTTCCCAAATATGTAGAAGCAAGGAGGCTGGTTAGATCATTACTTAGCCTTGATACAAAGCCACTACCGGAAGTATTATAAGCACCCGGGGTAGTTGGAAAGTCTGTTGACCCGGTTGAACCAGTCACATAAATATTTCCCCCAGAATCTATGGCTATAGCATTGCCAGAATCTTCGCCAACTCCTCCCAAATAGGTGGATGCAAGGAGGCTGGTTAAGTCACTATTGAGCTTTGACACAAAGGCATAATCACTACCATTAAAAAAAGTATCATAGGCGCCGGGAGTTGTGGGAAAGTCTGGTGACCCAGTCGAACCAGTCACATAGATATTTCCCCCTGAATCTATGGCTATAGCATTACCATAGTCCGCACCAGATCCTCCGGATCCTCCCAAGTATGTGGACTCAAGGAGTGGGTCAATTACAACCTCCCGTGACCTGTCATAGTCTTCAAGTTTAAAACTATACTCATTACCTATTACAACATAAGCAGCCTCAATGTATTGTCTGTCACTGAGATCCCCCTCACCCCTACCCTTTCCCGCAAGGGGAGCGGAAGAACGGCTTTTTTTTGTAGTGGTAGAAGGAACTTTGGATTCCTGATAGACTATGGGCTTTGTGA from Candidatus Kuenenia stuttgartiensis carries:
- a CDS encoding SBBP repeat-containing protein — protein: MKKKNKFFVLLAVLLPVVFFFKILLADTGKPLSKPISPQSVIKNLSPASTGDEQLSMAEVVQRTRKLQMPFIANEGQTDERVMFYANTFGGTVFVTKNGEIVYSLPQRKNGGADVHAHNRPVNPHKSPINKGEKGNAGGFDGMHHHSPANSPSVKAGGQNDTKQDDGKQGHSENKKKQGTRGVVLKEEMVGGWIGKIKGEKKATTTVNDFRGNDQSKWKTNIQTYDVVTLGEVYNGIELKLKAYGNNVEKLFYVKPGADPTAIKLRLSGAKTLKVNEDGLLEAETALGIVKFTKPIVYQESKVPSTTTKKSRSSAPLAGKGRGEGDLSDRQYIEAAYVVIGNEYSFKLEDYDRSREVVIDPLLESTYLGGSGGSGADYGNAIAIDSGGNIYVTGSTGSPDFPTTPGAYDTFFNGSDYAFVSKLNSDLTSLLASTYLGGVGEDSGNAIAIDSGGNIYVTGSTGSTDFPTTPGAYNTSGSGFVSRLSNDLTSLLASTYLGNAGTSIAIDTGGNIYVGGGDTVFKLNGALTSLLGSTSLSGGSISATAIDSYGNVYVTGSTGSSSFPTTSGVYDDYFNGGSDVFVSKLNSALTSLLASTYLGGDGEDSGNAIAIDSGGNIYVTGSTGSTDFPTTPGAYDTYFDDYYDFNVFVSKINSDLTTLLSSTYLEWVASDAGNDIAIDSEGNVYITGGSNVLKLTGDLTSPLASKYLGGGYGDSGGYISAIAIDSNGNIYLTGSAWSSDFPTTPGAYDTSFNDGYDVFVSKLNGDLTNLLASTYLGGSSGGFDYGTSVTIDSSGNVYVAGSTSTSGFPTTSGVYDTSFNGGHDAFVSKLSSDLTNLLVSTYLGGSDDDYGNAIALDASGNVYVTGETLSSDFPTTPGAYNTSGSAFLARLSNDLTNLLASTYLGSGWGSGDSIAIDSGGNIYVARGSAVLKLNDTLTNLIASKSLNGGVIQDIAIGSGGNIYVAGSTSSPNFPTTTGAYDTSYNGSTYREDAFVSKLSGDLASILASTYLGGTNWDYGRSIVIDSGGNVYVAGWTNSADFPTTASAYDTFKDGWTNAFVSKLSGDLTKLLASTYLGGSSGEFCYSLTIDSWENVYVAGSTSSSDFPTTRGAYDTSFNGILTGNEDAFVSKLNSDLTSLLASTYLGGASSEFCMSIAIAPNGDVYVTGATWSSDFPTTTDAYDPSLAGYSGGPTDAFVSKFDSNLSANPVTVPYVSLNLAVDGNLDESAWDIATDVSNVVIGTTNNTATFGVLWDNTYLYVGVKVLDDTLYNDSTSVHENDSVEIYIDGDHNHGTTYDSYDRQFIKGWNDETLFEKNGKKTDVLHAWATITGGYSIELAIPWSNLGITPTAGMTIGFSVGYNDDDDWSGREGQVVWIGTANNYLDTSALGDIVLGEAPAPSPEIINDLVAFKPVRSTYQTTSDTTGCGDEFVGQFSFDATLKNKRNNPPLTDLVMEVVELTNNNVLQNADGVPGGVGARLTVPNIGDYADGVLSPGESVDVSFIICLTESKSFGFVVDVLGIKEGQTDSLQVAELQSTDIKPGLAKFGKGSGLMRKGFFRRFHP
- a CDS encoding IS110 family transposase, which encodes MGYFVGIDLHGDNNYIGILDEEDRKVFKRRNRNDINEIKRVLEPYKKEIKGIVVESTFNWYWIVDGLMEAGYQVHLANTSAMQQYEGLKYIDDTRDSFWLAKMLRLKILPEGYIYPKETRSVRDLLRKRMMLVQQRTAHILSMQTMVNRNKGVPISGDTIKKLSNEEVMGMFSDVHLTMSAQCDHEVIEVLNKQIYKIEKAVLKEVKLKKPYKKLLKVPGIGEILAMTIMLETGNIERFSDVGMYSSYCRCVSAKKLSNGKSKGKGNRKNGNKYLAWAYVEAAHFHVRFCEKGRKWHQRKASKSHVVLATKALSNKLARACYYIIKEQVNYDEKKMFG
- a CDS encoding right-handed parallel beta-helix repeat-containing protein translates to MNTVRNKRERGYGSFAYLGYAQVLFISFTVFALSVPRTINATDFLVSNVSQLINAINDANNEVEHPGTDTITMAADTYTLPDVYNDTTHTDGPTGLPSIRSNITIKGAGADTTIIERSDSEPFFRIFHVADTGTLELDGLTVMRGATATERVPEDSEHDGGGIRNLGKLTIKNSTVSDNMAGDDAGGIYNAGTAIITSSIISNNIAHSSCGGIWNLGTMTIINSTISSNQSIGRTVSAGGGIGNNGDLTLSSCTVKDNADNGGTGGGGGGIINHSGNLTINNTDISGNYSVFEGGGIHHRTGTMTIINSTIANNTVPYHDGGGIWVNFLAQCLLINCTVSENSAGRGGGGIASPVGNTSVKIQNTIIAGNTASQGAAQDCFGDIISLGNNLIGNTTGSHVNIILQPSDLTGDSGLGAFTDDGTPGNGHFPLLSTSPAIDAGANDVYQDYPDTQTDQLGNPRTDGNGDGSVVCDIGAVEYPGIVNDFVRFVRDRSTYVITTDTTDCPPGFVGKFSFGAKLTNKSSSPPLTGLVVLVKTLTNGNLLHNADGGDGGEGATMTIPLTADAYADGVLSPGESVDVTFIICLTESKSFVFVVDVLGFETEEQTDQEVTSADASQVKKQLKKTKSRTKGKRFFGRFRP
- a CDS encoding radical SAM/SPASM domain-containing protein, with the translated sequence MLLYSNTTMPGILIELTNRCNLSCHHCLDGRHSGDGDLKIEILERILRNARGHGFDYISFTGGEPTLHPGFTEMLTMVSEAGYNFGFVTNGWNFTRIYEKLLPHLNSLTGITFSLEGAREETHDMLRGKGSYRRVMQAVSICVVKDIPFTFNTVITSHSRGELNEIAMLAAKLGGRGLRLGHLISTPRIVSENMDISPIERRQTETIICQLQKTFSIPIVMASGYYTTELFPCASLKMEEINIDWRGNVTMCCNLSGHGEDVGNDDIIGNLNEMSFSEAYVSLVEASGKFQKEKLEHYSNGKFRDSDYFPCWFCLNYFKKVDWLKEFSGNPWSRMVWTEVIFA